In the genome of Flavobacterium panacagri, one region contains:
- a CDS encoding type I phosphomannose isomerase catalytic subunit produces the protein MSQNLYPLQFEPILKERIWGGEKLKTILNKPIVSKITGESWELSTVEGDVSVVANGVLKGKSLMDLIDEAPDAVLGTKVYERFGKQFPLLFKYLDAREDLSIQVHPNDKLAKERHNSFGKTEMWYVMQADADARIIVGFKEDSSKEEYLKHLNDNTLVSILDDVKAKSGDVFFLETGTVHAIGAGLVVAEIQQTSDITYRLYDFDRVDAQGNKRELHVDLALDAINYNKVDTQKKYESKVNTSNTVVDCPYFTTNFLPLENKLEVSKTGETFTVYMCIEGNFEIESNGFKNSYKKGDTVLVPAAINAFSLTGNASILEIYIS, from the coding sequence ATGAGTCAAAATTTATACCCTTTGCAATTTGAACCGATTTTGAAAGAAAGAATCTGGGGAGGAGAAAAACTAAAAACAATTCTGAACAAACCAATCGTTTCTAAAATTACTGGCGAAAGCTGGGAATTATCTACTGTAGAAGGAGATGTAAGTGTGGTAGCAAACGGAGTTCTAAAAGGAAAATCTTTAATGGATCTTATTGATGAAGCTCCAGACGCCGTTTTAGGAACTAAAGTTTATGAGCGTTTTGGGAAACAGTTTCCATTACTTTTCAAATATCTTGATGCTAGAGAAGATCTTTCGATTCAAGTTCACCCAAACGATAAATTAGCAAAAGAACGTCACAATTCATTTGGTAAAACTGAAATGTGGTACGTAATGCAGGCAGATGCAGATGCAAGAATTATTGTTGGTTTTAAAGAAGATTCAAGCAAAGAAGAATATTTAAAACACTTAAATGATAATACTTTGGTTTCGATCTTAGATGATGTGAAAGCAAAATCTGGAGATGTGTTCTTTTTAGAAACAGGAACAGTCCATGCAATTGGAGCTGGTTTGGTTGTTGCCGAAATTCAGCAGACTTCTGATATTACGTATAGATTATACGATTTTGACCGTGTAGATGCTCAGGGAAATAAAAGAGAGTTACACGTAGATTTAGCACTTGATGCTATAAACTATAATAAAGTTGATACACAGAAGAAATACGAATCTAAAGTCAATACTTCAAATACAGTCGTAGATTGCCCTTATTTTACAACTAATTTCCTTCCATTAGAAAATAAATTGGAAGTTTCTAAAACTGGAGAAACTTTTACAGTGTATATGTGTATTGAAGGTAATTTTGAAATTGAATCTAACGGATTTAAAAATTCGTATAAAAAAGGAGATACCGTTTTGGTTCCAGCTGCGATTAATGCATTTAGTTTGACTGGAAATGCTTCAATTTTAGAAATTTACATTTCTTAA
- a CDS encoding peroxiredoxin — translation MSLKIGDIVPNFTAKDNNGETFESQSVLGRKPLVIYFYPKDNTPGCTTEACSFRDQYEDFKDLGAEVIGISSDSVKSHHKFAAKHQLPFILLSDQDKKLRKLFGVRNNLFGLLPGRVTYIIDKNGLVISIFDSVNAAKHIPKALETVKELVL, via the coding sequence ATGTCATTAAAAATAGGAGATATAGTTCCGAATTTTACTGCAAAAGACAATAATGGAGAAACTTTCGAAAGCCAAAGTGTTTTAGGAAGAAAACCATTGGTAATTTATTTTTACCCAAAAGATAATACGCCTGGCTGTACAACAGAAGCCTGCAGTTTTCGGGATCAATATGAAGATTTCAAAGATTTGGGTGCTGAGGTAATCGGGATTAGCAGTGATAGTGTAAAGTCACATCACAAATTTGCAGCTAAACATCAATTGCCTTTTATTTTGCTTTCAGATCAAGATAAAAAATTAAGAAAGCTTTTCGGTGTCCGAAATAATTTATTTGGACTTCTTCCTGGCCGTGTTACTTATATTATTGATAAGAACGGCTTGGTGATTTCGATATTTGATAGTGTAAATGCTGCTAAACATATACCGAAAGCTTTAGAAACTGTCAAAGAATTAGTATTATAA
- the idi gene encoding isopentenyl-diphosphate Delta-isomerase yields MTEENVILVNQNDEQIGLMPKLEAHEKALLHRAFSVFVLNEQNEIMLQQRAHQKYHSPLLWTNTCCSHQREGETNIEAGSRRLFEEMGFKTDLKELFHFIYKAPFDNGLTEHELDHVMIGYYNEDPNINTEEVEDWKWMKIEDVKADIEKQPEIYTVWFKIIFDEFYHYLEDHKL; encoded by the coding sequence ATGACAGAAGAAAACGTAATATTAGTTAATCAAAATGATGAGCAGATTGGCTTAATGCCAAAATTAGAAGCACATGAAAAAGCGCTTTTGCACCGTGCATTTTCAGTTTTTGTTTTAAATGAGCAAAATGAAATCATGCTGCAGCAGCGTGCACATCAAAAATATCATTCTCCTTTGCTGTGGACAAACACTTGCTGCAGTCATCAGCGTGAAGGCGAAACCAACATCGAAGCAGGAAGCAGAAGGTTGTTTGAAGAAATGGGATTTAAAACAGATTTAAAAGAGCTGTTTCATTTTATTTATAAAGCACCTTTTGACAATGGGTTGACAGAACATGAACTAGATCATGTAATGATTGGATATTACAACGAAGATCCAAATATCAATACCGAAGAAGTCGAAGATTGGAAATGGATGAAGATTGAAGATGTAAAAGCAGATATAGAAAAACAGCCCGAAATATATACGGTTTGGTTTAAAATTATTTTTGATGAATTTTATCATTATTTAGAAGATCATAAACTTTAA
- the msrA gene encoding peptide-methionine (S)-S-oxide reductase MsrA — protein sequence MKNILLICFLALSLKGISQNKKASNLETITLGGGCYWCVEAVYENLDGVKSVVSGFSGGNVANPTYEEVCTGETGHAEVVQITYDKTVTDINEIFKVFFTVHDPTTLNRQGADVGTQYRSVIFYRNAEQKKAAESIIADLNKAKVYKSPIVTKVEPFKVFYKAEDYHQNYYANNKNQPYCKMVIQPKLEKFEKVFNNKLKKH from the coding sequence ATGAAAAATATACTTTTAATATGTTTCCTGGCGCTATCGCTAAAGGGAATTTCACAGAATAAAAAAGCTTCCAATCTAGAAACCATTACGCTTGGCGGAGGATGTTATTGGTGTGTTGAAGCAGTTTATGAAAATCTGGATGGTGTAAAATCGGTTGTTTCTGGATTTTCTGGAGGAAATGTTGCCAATCCTACTTACGAAGAAGTCTGTACAGGCGAGACGGGACACGCTGAAGTAGTTCAGATTACGTATGATAAAACAGTAACTGATATTAATGAAATTTTCAAAGTCTTTTTTACCGTTCATGATCCAACGACTTTAAACCGTCAGGGAGCAGATGTAGGAACACAGTACCGTTCTGTAATTTTCTACAGAAATGCTGAACAGAAAAAAGCAGCTGAAAGCATTATAGCCGATTTGAATAAAGCCAAAGTTTACAAAAGTCCCATTGTAACGAAAGTAGAACCTTTTAAAGTTTTCTACAAAGCCGAAGATTATCATCAGAACTATTATGCAAACAACAAAAATCAGCCATATTGTAAAATGGTGATCCAGCCAAAACTGGAAAAATTTGAAAAGGTTTTTAACAATAAACTTAAAAAGCATTAA
- a CDS encoding ABC transporter ATP-binding protein yields MENKVIICKGLTKRFGDFIAVDNITFDVQKGEIFGFLGANGAGKTTAMRMLCGLSKPTSGEANIAGFDVYKETEKIKKNIGYMSQKFSLYDDLTVLENINFFAGIYGLSDAEIKSNSQSLIESLGMQDLADKRVGSLPLGWKQKLAFSTAIIHKPEIVFLDEPTGGVDPLTRRQFWDLIYEASGNGITIFVTTHYMDEAEYCDRVSIMVDGRVEALESPSNLKKQFNVGSMDEVFYHLAREAKRGE; encoded by the coding sequence ATGGAAAACAAAGTAATTATTTGCAAAGGATTAACAAAGCGTTTTGGAGATTTTATCGCCGTTGACAATATTACGTTTGATGTTCAAAAAGGAGAAATATTTGGATTTCTAGGAGCGAATGGTGCGGGAAAAACCACTGCCATGCGAATGCTTTGCGGTTTGTCTAAACCAACTTCGGGCGAGGCTAATATTGCAGGTTTTGATGTTTATAAAGAAACGGAGAAAATTAAAAAGAATATTGGTTATATGAGTCAGAAATTCTCCTTGTATGATGATTTAACCGTTTTGGAAAACATTAATTTTTTCGCTGGAATTTATGGTTTATCAGATGCTGAAATTAAATCGAACAGTCAATCCTTAATAGAAAGTCTAGGAATGCAGGATCTGGCGGATAAACGTGTGGGCTCACTTCCTTTGGGATGGAAACAAAAACTGGCATTTTCGACGGCCATTATTCATAAACCTGAAATTGTATTCTTAGACGAACCAACGGGCGGAGTTGATCCGCTTACACGAAGACAATTTTGGGATTTAATTTATGAAGCTTCCGGCAACGGAATTACCATTTTTGTGACCACACACTATATGGACGAAGCCGAATATTGCGACCGTGTTTCGATTATGGTCGATGGCAGAGTCGAAGCTTTAGAAAGTCCTTCAAACCTAAAAAAACAATTTAATGTCGGCAGTATGGATGAGGTGTTTTATCATCTTGCCCGAGAAGCAAAACGCGGCGAATAA
- a CDS encoding HlyD family secretion protein, producing the protein MKKILYIAITSILISCSSNKNDFDATGTFEAVETIIPAEASGIIKELNVEEGNNLKEGQVVGYIDTIQLKLKKEQLLAQIKATLSRKPDAKTQLDVYREELKQAKIDQQRMQNLVKADAATRKQLDDANSKVSVIQKQITALQTSLNISTTGIDDETQTLKVQISQIDDQLAKSKIVNKVNGTVLTKYAETGEMATNGKPLYKIADLSSIILRVYVTGDQLPQIKTNQKVKVFTDAAKDTYKEHEGIIEWISDKAEFTPKTIQTKEERANLVYAVKIRVKNDGYLKIGMYGEIKF; encoded by the coding sequence ATGAAAAAGATACTTTACATAGCAATTACCTCAATTCTAATTTCATGTTCCAGCAACAAAAATGATTTTGATGCCACAGGAACTTTTGAAGCCGTTGAAACCATTATTCCAGCTGAGGCTTCCGGAATTATTAAAGAATTAAACGTAGAAGAAGGAAATAATCTAAAAGAAGGACAAGTTGTAGGTTATATTGATACTATCCAACTGAAATTGAAAAAAGAACAGCTTCTGGCACAAATAAAAGCAACTCTAAGTCGAAAACCAGATGCTAAAACACAACTCGACGTTTATCGCGAAGAATTGAAACAAGCCAAAATAGATCAGCAGCGTATGCAAAATTTGGTTAAAGCAGATGCTGCAACGAGAAAACAATTGGATGATGCCAATTCTAAAGTTTCGGTTATTCAGAAACAAATCACCGCTTTACAAACTTCTTTAAATATCAGCACAACAGGAATTGACGATGAAACACAAACTTTAAAGGTGCAGATAAGCCAGATTGACGATCAATTGGCAAAATCTAAGATTGTTAATAAAGTGAATGGAACGGTTTTAACCAAATATGCTGAAACTGGCGAAATGGCAACGAATGGAAAACCGCTTTACAAAATTGCAGATTTGTCTTCTATCATCTTGCGTGTTTATGTAACAGGAGATCAGCTTCCGCAGATTAAAACCAATCAGAAAGTAAAAGTTTTTACTGATGCTGCTAAAGATACTTACAAAGAACATGAAGGCATCATAGAATGGATTAGTGATAAAGCTGAATTTACTCCAAAAACAATTCAGACAAAAGAAGAGCGTGCCAATTTGGTTTATGCAGTAAAGATCAGAGTCAAAAACGACGGTTACTTAAAAATCGGAATGTACGGCGAAATAAAATTCTAA
- a CDS encoding META domain-containing protein, whose product MKKYTLAVVSVLTLFFASCNASKEASNAGNLFDTTWQLEYISGPRIAFDGLYPNKKPQLTFDQKETRVYGNNGCNGYSAPYTLKGKSLSFGEAGPTTMMFCEGGGEQEFLKQIKQVTSYSIDKDGKLNLINGDIPVMRFKKVAKQ is encoded by the coding sequence ATGAAAAAATACACACTCGCAGTCGTTTCGGTTTTGACTTTATTTTTTGCTTCATGTAATGCATCAAAAGAAGCTTCAAATGCAGGAAATCTATTTGATACAACTTGGCAATTAGAATATATTTCTGGGCCTAGAATTGCTTTTGATGGATTGTATCCAAATAAAAAACCACAGCTTACTTTTGATCAAAAAGAAACAAGGGTTTATGGTAATAACGGATGTAATGGTTACAGTGCGCCATATACTCTAAAAGGAAAATCTTTAAGTTTTGGAGAAGCTGGGCCAACAACTATGATGTTTTGTGAAGGCGGAGGAGAGCAAGAGTTTTTGAAACAGATAAAACAAGTTACCAGTTATTCTATCGATAAAGATGGAAAACTGAATTTGATTAATGGAGATATTCCAGTAATGCGATTCAAAAAAGTAGCAAAACAATAA
- a CDS encoding TetR/AcrR family transcriptional regulator, with translation MAKKKIDASTEEKIIEAARKVFTEKGYAATRTRDIAEEAGLNLALLNYYFRSKEKLFSLVMAEKIGQLFGVIAPIVNDDKTSLQEKIELIVPAYLNVLLQNPGLPLFVLSEIRNNPEHFSNRVQAGKILTQSILVKQLLEKQPNVNPLQFILNLLGMCIFPFVTKPVFEASGLLNNASFNQLIEERKTLIVKWVNLMLDN, from the coding sequence ATGGCTAAAAAGAAAATAGACGCTAGTACAGAGGAAAAAATAATTGAAGCGGCCCGTAAAGTTTTTACAGAAAAAGGGTACGCTGCAACCCGTACGCGCGATATTGCCGAAGAAGCTGGTTTAAATCTGGCTTTATTAAATTATTATTTCAGAAGTAAAGAAAAACTTTTCAGTCTGGTTATGGCTGAAAAAATCGGGCAATTGTTTGGCGTGATTGCTCCAATTGTCAATGATGACAAAACTTCTCTGCAGGAAAAAATAGAACTTATTGTTCCTGCCTATTTAAATGTTTTATTACAAAATCCGGGACTTCCACTTTTTGTTTTAAGCGAAATACGAAATAACCCAGAACATTTCAGTAATAGAGTTCAAGCCGGTAAAATATTAACGCAATCAATTTTGGTCAAACAACTTTTAGAGAAACAGCCTAATGTTAATCCGCTTCAATTTATATTAAACTTACTTGGAATGTGTATTTTCCCGTTTGTGACCAAACCTGTTTTTGAAGCTTCAGGATTGTTAAACAATGCTTCTTTTAACCAATTAATCGAAGAAAGAAAAACATTAATTGTAAAATGGGTCAACCTAATGCTCGATAATTAA
- a CDS encoding ABC transporter permease has translation MKQFFTFINKEFLHVLRDRKTLLILFGMPVVQILIFGFALTNEVKNSKIVVVDYAKDVASKEIINKIEASRYFEIDHVLSGTNELEKAFETGKIKMAVIFPENFNSNLLHQNKAQIQIIADASDPNQATTLTNYASSIIADYQSEMNQLNLAPYRIQSQIKMLYNPQLKGAPNFVPGVMALILMLICVMMTAISIVKEKEMGTMEILLVSPFKPILVILSKAVPYLILSTINVASILLLSFFVLELPIKGNLILLFSESILFIITCLTLGIFISVKTDSMQTAMLLSLMGMLLPTLLFSGFMFPVENMPIPLQIFSNIVPAKWYYIIVKRIMIEGLGFAAVWKETLILIGTTIFLLFISLKSFKIRMS, from the coding sequence ATGAAACAGTTTTTTACCTTCATCAATAAAGAATTTCTGCATGTACTGCGGGACAGAAAGACACTACTTATACTTTTCGGAATGCCGGTGGTTCAAATTTTAATTTTTGGTTTTGCGCTTACCAATGAAGTAAAGAACTCCAAAATTGTAGTGGTTGATTACGCCAAAGATGTGGCTTCAAAAGAAATCATCAATAAAATTGAAGCCAGCAGATACTTTGAAATCGATCATGTTTTATCCGGAACAAACGAGCTTGAAAAAGCATTTGAAACCGGAAAAATAAAAATGGCTGTTATTTTTCCTGAAAACTTCAACAGCAATCTTTTACATCAAAACAAAGCTCAGATTCAAATAATTGCCGACGCTTCAGATCCAAATCAGGCGACAACCCTGACCAATTATGCGTCCTCTATTATTGCCGATTATCAATCCGAAATGAATCAGCTTAATTTGGCTCCTTATCGCATTCAGTCACAAATCAAGATGCTTTATAATCCGCAATTAAAAGGCGCTCCGAATTTTGTTCCTGGTGTTATGGCACTGATTTTAATGCTGATCTGCGTAATGATGACAGCGATCTCTATTGTAAAAGAAAAAGAAATGGGAACTATGGAAATTCTCTTGGTTTCTCCGTTTAAACCTATTTTGGTTATTCTTTCTAAAGCGGTTCCTTATCTTATCTTGTCTACCATAAATGTAGCTTCCATCTTATTATTAAGCTTCTTTGTTTTAGAACTTCCGATAAAAGGAAATCTGATTTTACTTTTTTCAGAAAGTATTTTATTTATCATAACTTGTTTAACACTTGGCATTTTCATTTCAGTCAAAACCGATTCCATGCAGACTGCGATGTTACTTTCTCTTATGGGAATGCTCCTTCCTACTTTATTGTTCAGCGGTTTTATGTTTCCCGTTGAAAATATGCCGATTCCGCTGCAGATTTTTTCCAACATTGTTCCTGCAAAATGGTATTACATTATTGTAAAAAGAATTATGATTGAAGGTCTTGGTTTTGCTGCGGTTTGGAAAGAAACTTTAATTCTTATCGGAACTACCATTTTTTTACTATTCATAAGCCTCAAAAGCTTTAAAATCCGAATGTCATGA
- a CDS encoding ABC transporter ATP-binding protein: MESVIVKNITKVYGKEKKTAVDNVSFSVNKGELFGLIGPDGAGKTSIFRILTTVLLPDNGEASIDGLDVVKNYKEIRSTIGYMPGKFSLYQDLTIEENLNFFATLFGTTIQENYDLIKDIYIQIEPFKDRRAGKLSGGMKQKLALCCALIHKPNVLFLDEPTTGVDPVSRKEFWEMLKRLKKQNITIIVSTPYMDEANLCDRIALIQGGKILQMDTPQNIIKSYPDSLFAVKANNMHKLLPFLTEYPERKGSYAFGEYAHFSFNGNPDVAALEKYLKEKGLENIEIKNADVTIEDSFIKLLS, translated from the coding sequence ATGGAATCTGTAATTGTAAAAAATATCACGAAAGTTTACGGCAAAGAAAAAAAGACAGCGGTCGATAACGTTTCTTTTTCGGTAAACAAAGGTGAACTTTTTGGACTCATTGGGCCTGACGGCGCGGGCAAAACCAGTATTTTCAGAATCCTGACTACGGTTTTACTGCCCGATAACGGCGAAGCTTCTATTGACGGATTGGATGTAGTAAAAAATTATAAGGAAATCAGAAGTACCATTGGCTACATGCCGGGAAAATTTTCTTTGTATCAGGATCTAACTATCGAAGAAAACCTCAACTTTTTTGCCACTTTGTTTGGAACCACCATTCAGGAAAATTACGATTTGATTAAAGATATTTATATTCAGATTGAACCATTTAAAGACCGAAGAGCAGGAAAACTTTCGGGCGGAATGAAACAAAAACTGGCATTGTGCTGTGCTTTAATTCATAAACCGAATGTATTATTTCTGGACGAACCCACAACCGGAGTTGATCCGGTTTCCAGAAAAGAATTCTGGGAAATGCTGAAACGCCTTAAGAAACAAAATATTACGATTATAGTTTCGACACCTTACATGGACGAAGCTAATCTCTGCGATAGAATTGCACTTATTCAGGGCGGTAAAATATTACAAATGGATACGCCTCAAAATATTATAAAAAGTTATCCTGATTCTTTATTTGCTGTTAAAGCCAACAACATGCATAAACTATTGCCTTTTTTAACGGAATATCCCGAACGAAAAGGAAGTTATGCTTTTGGTGAATATGCTCATTTTTCATTCAACGGAAATCCAGATGTTGCTGCCTTAGAAAAATACTTAAAAGAAAAAGGATTGGAAAACATCGAAATTAAAAATGCAGACGTAACAATAGAAGACAGTTTTATAAAACTATTGAGTTGA
- the msrB gene encoding peptide-methionine (R)-S-oxide reductase MsrB has protein sequence MKSKTQFLSLCFLIPLFILQACGQNNKKYSKPTSMKNVIEKPGNPYYSNTDTTKLKVTDAEWKKVLPEDVYAVMREADTERPFTGKYWNTDEKGTYYCASCGNKLFRSTAKFSSSCGWPSFFEQDNKKSIVFKEDNSIGMERIETLCGRCGGHLGHIFDDGPEPTGKRYCMNSIALDFIPDSK, from the coding sequence ATGAAATCTAAAACTCAATTTCTCAGTCTTTGTTTTTTAATACCGCTTTTCATTTTGCAGGCGTGCGGACAAAACAATAAAAAATACAGTAAACCGACTTCTATGAAAAATGTCATCGAAAAACCAGGAAATCCTTATTACTCCAATACAGATACTACAAAACTAAAGGTGACGGATGCCGAATGGAAAAAAGTACTACCAGAAGATGTTTATGCTGTAATGCGTGAAGCCGACACCGAAAGACCTTTTACAGGAAAATATTGGAATACAGATGAAAAAGGAACTTACTATTGTGCTTCGTGCGGCAACAAACTTTTTAGATCTACCGCAAAGTTCTCAAGCAGTTGTGGCTGGCCAAGTTTTTTTGAGCAGGACAACAAAAAAAGCATTGTTTTTAAAGAAGATAATTCAATTGGAATGGAGAGAATTGAAACACTTTGCGGTCGTTGTGGTGGACATTTAGGCCATATTTTTGACGACGGCCCTGAACCAACAGGAAAACGCTATTGCATGAATTCCATTGCCCTTGATTTTATTCCTGATTCTAAATAA
- a CDS encoding TolC family protein, with amino-acid sequence MKRLLILFLILSAAGYSQQSEKLLTLDNCYQLAEENYPLSKKRELIAKSNEFTIENIAKGYYPKFDILAQATYQSDVTKLPVSIPGTSMPILNNDQYKAYGELNQIIYDGGNIKQQKEVVNSQTKVQQQQLQVDLYAVKQRVTDIYFGILIYNEQLRQNELLKNDILIGIKTVEAQLKNGTAYRSSLDLLKAEYLKADQQAISIRSYRKGYLDMLGLFINQELNTETKLETPQTSISRLDINRPELALFNFRNESFELNKETIDAGNRPKLNFFVQGGIANPALNFLKEGFEWYYIGGLRLNWSLTGLYTSKKQKEIIDINKLEVDADKETFLFNTNQSLKQQNAEITKLQEYLISDGQIVDLRSNVKKAGLAQLENGVINPDDYLKFVNDENEAKQNKIIHETELLLAQYRQKLITGN; translated from the coding sequence ATGAAAAGATTACTAATACTTTTTCTCATTTTATCAGCAGCAGGGTATTCGCAGCAAAGCGAAAAACTCTTAACGCTTGATAATTGTTATCAACTGGCAGAAGAAAATTATCCTTTATCCAAGAAAAGAGAGCTTATCGCCAAAAGCAATGAATTTACAATTGAAAATATTGCAAAAGGATATTATCCAAAGTTTGATATACTGGCGCAGGCAACTTATCAATCTGATGTTACCAAACTTCCCGTAAGCATTCCGGGAACTTCTATGCCGATATTAAATAATGACCAGTATAAAGCTTACGGCGAACTGAACCAGATTATTTATGATGGTGGCAATATCAAACAGCAAAAAGAAGTTGTCAATTCTCAAACTAAAGTACAGCAACAACAGCTTCAGGTAGATTTATATGCTGTTAAACAAAGAGTGACAGATATTTATTTCGGAATTTTAATTTACAACGAACAATTACGCCAAAATGAGCTGCTGAAAAACGATATTTTAATTGGAATAAAAACTGTTGAAGCACAGCTTAAAAACGGAACAGCTTACAGAAGCAGTCTGGATTTACTAAAAGCAGAATACTTAAAAGCCGATCAGCAAGCTATAAGTATTAGAAGTTATCGAAAAGGATATCTTGATATGCTCGGCCTTTTTATAAATCAGGAATTAAATACTGAAACAAAATTAGAAACGCCACAAACCAGTATCTCTCGATTAGATATTAATCGTCCGGAATTGGCTCTTTTCAATTTTAGAAATGAAAGTTTTGAACTCAACAAAGAAACTATCGATGCCGGAAACAGACCCAAACTTAACTTTTTTGTACAAGGCGGTATTGCCAATCCTGCACTCAATTTTTTAAAAGAAGGTTTTGAATGGTACTACATTGGCGGACTTCGTTTAAATTGGTCTTTGACGGGCTTATATACTTCTAAAAAACAGAAAGAAATCATTGACATTAACAAATTAGAAGTTGATGCCGATAAGGAAACTTTTCTTTTCAATACCAATCAATCTTTAAAACAACAAAATGCTGAAATCACTAAACTTCAGGAATATTTAATTTCTGACGGACAGATTGTTGATTTAAGAAGTAATGTTAAAAAAGCAGGTTTAGCTCAATTAGAAAACGGCGTTATCAATCCTGACGATTATCTCAAGTTTGTTAATGATGAAAACGAAGCCAAACAAAATAAAATCATTCACGAAACTGAATTGCTTCTGGCGCAATACAGACAAAAATTAATAACCGGAAACTAA
- a CDS encoding 6-carboxytetrahydropterin synthase — protein sequence MRVTISRKAHFNAAHRLHRKDWSFEKNDAVFGKCNNPNFHGHNYGLTVSVTGKIDPETGFVLDVKVLADIIREEVEIPFDHKNLNLDVPEFLDLNPTAENIAVVIWNKIRKRIQPDFDLEVVLNETDRNFVTYKGE from the coding sequence ATGAGAGTAACCATATCAAGAAAAGCACATTTTAATGCTGCACATCGACTACACAGAAAAGATTGGTCATTTGAAAAAAATGATGCTGTTTTTGGAAAATGCAACAATCCTAATTTCCATGGTCATAATTATGGTTTAACAGTAAGTGTTACAGGAAAGATTGATCCGGAAACTGGTTTTGTTTTAGATGTGAAAGTATTAGCGGATATTATACGAGAAGAAGTTGAAATTCCGTTTGATCACAAAAATCTAAATCTGGATGTCCCAGAGTTTTTAGATTTGAATCCAACCGCAGAAAATATTGCTGTTGTGATATGGAATAAAATTAGAAAAAGAATTCAGCCTGATTTTGATTTAGAAGTGGTGCTGAATGAAACTGACCGCAATTTTGTAACTTATAAAGGAGAATAA